From Penicillium digitatum chromosome 5, complete sequence, one genomic window encodes:
- a CDS encoding Ubiquitin-like modifier SUMO, putative, which translates to MIIIPLCNFQRTILRLQTVGRVHYSAGADLSSSLSSQLRHLHNFHYLASKFSSTRHNSKPRLKRFLNSLLSLPQHSSNMSDKEGAAPPTEHLNIKVTDNNNEVFFKIKRTTQLKKLMDAFCERQGKQMSTVRFLFDGTRVRPEDSPETLDMADGDTLEVHQEQIGGC; encoded by the exons ATGATCATCATACCATTATGCAATTTTCAAAGGACC ATTCTCCGCCTTCAGACCGTGGGGCGAGTGCACTATTCTGCCGGCGCTgatctctcttcttctctctcttctcaaCTTCGCCATTTGCACAACTTTCACTATCTCGCTTCTAAGTTTTCGTCTACTAG ACACAACTCAAAGCCCCGCTTGAAGAGGTTCCTGAACTCGCTTCTATCGTT ACCACAGCACTCGTCCAATATGTCCGACAAAGAAGGCGCTGCTCCTCCCACCGAGCACCTCAACATTAAGGTGACCGATAACAACAATGAGGTTTTTTTCAAAATCAAGCGCACAACGCAGCTAAAGAAGCTCATGGATGCGTTCTGCGAACGCCAAGGAAAGCAAATGTCCACTGTCCGGTTCTTGTTTGACGGCACCCGGGTTCGCCCCGAAGATTCGCCCGAGACT CTCGATATGGCAGATGGTGATACCTTGGAGGTTCATCAAGAACAGATTGGAGGTTGCTAG